ATGGTGGAggttggagtgtgactgtttgaaaGTGTGGACAGGTGTATTTTATACTGATaatgccattaatacaggtgaCGAGTGGACGATataagagcttcttaaagaagaacTTATTTTACGCAAGAATTCACctaataatacattctttaaaaatcatacaatgtagTTTCCtggatttttatatatatatatactactcTTCATTTCCTtgtacactttaaaataatacagtaattCTTAGCCAAGATCAGCcttaaaataacaagaaaaccaATTCAACTtgaaaaccaataaataaaaaatatggagCAGTCACGACTGAGATAAGGCAGTGGTATCACAGCGAGTAGCGCAGCAGAAAACAAGGATAGGTACACAATTATAACAGTTCACAATTGTTTTACTGAAGTTATGACAAAGTAAAcctcaataaaataaagagtaaGTGACGTTTATTGTCAAAAAGTCAAATTTAAGAAGAAAAACAGCAGAACAAGTTGTTATCCTCTGTAAGGTTggataatatatatatctatatatatataaatctactcTTCTTGATCTGATTTCTTCACGTTTTTCTCTGCTCAGTCTCAAATGCTGTCCCTACTTTTGCCACACAGGCATCTATTTGTCAGGTATTTACCGTAATAACAGCATATTAACTTTAAAGTCGAACATCTTAGCTCTCGAAAACTGTTGGATTCTTTACAGCAGGGCAAAGTTTGACAGCGATACCGTCATTTTAAGTGCGACAACAACATATCTCACTGCTGTTGCTTAACCAGGACACTTGTgaaataattttcttttctaTTGCTAAATAAATCAAGatgttctgataaagacagctttgaaatgtgtgtgttttaatcccATTTCTGTCAAGCAATGAATGAGGATGTACTTGTAAaaagagtgattttttttttttcttgttagcTAAATTAACAGCTAATGCTAGCGGCTGCTAATCCATCATGAACCAAAGCCAAACAATTCATTTGAATCTTTAAATTAAAGATTTTGGTATGGACAAAATGCAAAAGATTTGTAAATATATGGAAAATCAGGAGGCGTTTTTGTGCTAACTCCTGGGTAGCTAGCTCGCTAGCTGGTTGGCCAAATACAAGCTAGCATGTTATTGAccttttttccttctcttcACAAAAAATATCCCACGTCATGGTCCTTAGACAGTTAATATAACCAAAAGAAAGTTTCCTTTTCCTGTGCAgtatatgttttaatgtttactgAAGTGCTTCAAATACAATAATTCTAAACAGCTCATAGTTGTACCAAATAGGCCGCGTAGATTTGGTTAAAACTGTAATTTCCACTGGACATCTGACCAGTAAACATTGATCATTGCCTATTTACTGCCAACTTACATAAGCGTGTAACATAAATACTAGAACAATGCAGCAGGCGAGACCCAAGTTGTTCACAATAGACAGCTAGCATATTAAgcgcacaaacacaaacaaaaggaTTTCCTAAATCTCAAGAGATTTTTCaatcttttacacacacacacacacacacagaacgaTCGATTCTGCTATACCACCGAACTTCCTCTAAGCCAGAAATCTCACGTTATCAAACGAGATGTAAAAACCTGATCTAATGTTGCGTTACAAGCAACTCAGAACTCTGGATTATCCgacctcctacttgaaaaagtgactttgaacgccacctgaagtcgCAGCAAGTCCTCAGTAAAAACTGGAAGAAATTAGAATAGTAAAATGGgcagccatgtttgagatatttcaacCTGCCGCCGTTGAAAtatttaactcataaataatgAGTTCTGAGTGAATAAAGCTGTCGTGTCTGTTTCGCCTTGTTTTAGGTTTTAGCAGGACTTTTGGACTGTTTGAAAGAAACAGGGCCACATGTTTTAGTGGccactgtttgttttttctccagATGTGTCAGCATTCTGCTTCTAGCTTTGGGGGATCCATCACCAATGTGATTATacagtcttcttcttctttcgccAGAATATTCCCATTAGAGGCGTCAAACTGTGAGGAAACAGAACATTTTAGCATTCATAATCAACTACTACAACTAAGgtgattatttttgcattttaacttCATCTTGGAATCTAAAACCTTAATCCAACCCAAAAAAACCAAGACTTGTTAATGCATACTTAGCAACAGCTGTTAATTTTATGTCATTGTGTTTGTGACTCACTTTTTACAACCTTAATCCAAACTGCTTGCAGATAAACTTGCAATAAATTAGCTAAAGTAATCCAACACTTTCCTAAAACACAGTGTAACTTCAAAACAGGAACTTAAAACACTTTAGAAACGTTTAGAAACAGAATTCACCTTGTTGTCCGTGATGTCTGTGAAAAAATCCGTGGGTTTTGGCACTTTATGAAAGAGTGATCTCCTCTTCCtgttcaaatataaataaaggcAAGAGGTTATTGAATTAAAATCAAGCCTAAATGGTCAGAACATTTCAACAAAGCAATGATTATTTAACCTACTtgtgacaacacacacacgtaaacgCACCCAGAACACCAAACAATATGAGGATGGTAGCGTAAGCGTACGAATGCATGTTAGAATCGTGTTCTGcatctgtattaaaaaaaaccaaacaaacaaaaaaaacatgaatacgATGCATCATGTGACAAGTAGGATGTGTCAGAGAGACGTTTCTATATATTCCAATATCATTTTCTTACCAAAATACTTCCAGTCACTCCATGGTGCTTTCCCACTTTTACTCTGCGCTCTTATGGATATGTTGTACTGGCAATGAGAAACTGACTCCAGTACATAGGCTGTTTCACCTTTTACGCTGATGGACTGAGAAATGCATCAGAACGAATGTTCAGTTCATTCATTTTGAGATCTAACATGAATAAAACAGATGtttgcatcagaaaaaaagaaatacatgtatctattgttaaaaaaaaaaaaaaaaacgtattacATTTGATGATTATTCTTACTTATCTTGAAAATGCAAACGCCTAAAAATGCTCTGTCGTCTCCTACCTTTAGAACGTCGCATTCGgtgtaatttattttgaatatcCAATCCTTTGGTAGGATATTCGGTTTATTCCAGTTCATGTTGATTTCATTCCCATTTTTTGTGGCTGTCAACTTGAGCGGAGGCAGCCTCACTgtacagacaaaaaacaaccaacacACGTATTGTTatagacaaatggaacaacttTCCGTGGCCCTCAAACTAAAAAGTTTACACATTTCAACAGAAGCTTAACCTAAAATGGAAAGTTAGACTTAACATTAACAAGCTCCATCTGCTACTCACCGTCGTCTTTAGGCTTTCTTAGGAAGGTGTTTCTGACAGGTTTGTTGTTCAGGGTCCCATTAAACAGGATGTAGATGATGTGATTTTCGGTCGCTTGAATCTCACAGCCAGTCTTCATACTCTCATTGTAAATGTAGGACGAGCACTCAACTAAAGACACCAAACTGTTTTTGGAACTAAATGCTTCCGCCGAACTGGGAAACACACAATTAAGAAATTCtgtaagtttaaaaaacagccacaaaatccacaaattattttcttgtaaaatactctcaaacatttttttttttttgttaaaagggGTTTAAAAAGCAAAAGTATTGCAATAAAATGCCATTTTGACATTGATAGAAAAATCATGTGAGTCATGCTAACATAAGTCCACGTGCTAATATAAGTTAGCATCTTACCAAGGAGTTGCAAAAGAAAGATTGCGTTAGCCCATTTGCTAATTTaagttagcatgttagctctaATGCTAATATGTGTGCTTATTTTACCAAACATGGTTACTGCTAACTTCGGAGAGGGGAAAGGTTCACGCTAACACTAACACAAGCAAAATGTATAAtggtaatatatataatataatatattggcAGTGTTCACGTTGACAAAATAGTGCATATTCTAGTTATCATAGCCTATATTAAGTCAtcacgaaacaaaaaaaaactaaatttcacTCATTTGCAGCTAAATGAAGAAAGAATTCAGTCAACAAAATTAGAAAACgtgaaaataatgcatttttctctGAATTAATAATGACATAGTTTATTTTACGCAATgtatattctttttaaaagcaagaaaacaaaatgacacatttcaGATTTTACTTACAACTAACTTACACGGCAATTAGCATATTTGAGTATAGAAAggttaaataaacatgtttatacATTTGtacattgagattaaaaaaaaaaaaaaaactgtaacacAAAGACAGTGACAgagaataaaagaaataaataaaaaaaacaacacttacaTATAGAAAAATTTCAGATCTGGGGGACTGAAATTTGGTAACCATTCACAACGGCTTTGGTTTGGTGCATATAAGTAGcactttaaatgtttcactATCTCTGGAAAATAGAAAATTACATATAGATATTACCAAACAGACAACTGATGTACGCTCCAATCTCATTGGATTCTCAAGGGTCTGATTTAACACTAACTAATAACCACTGGTACCTAATAAATGTTGTTGACCTACCTGGATACGACACATTTAGGACCACTGCCACACTTCTGTTTTGCTGACAAACTGTTGAAATAGACCATTGTATGGATCCTCCCTCCATTACCTTGTTCTCGATATAGCAGGGAGATTTGTCAATGATCTGAACACAGAAAAAAGAGGAATATCAGTTAATAAGTAAgtcactttttttgtgtgttt
This window of the Gouania willdenowi chromosome 18, fGouWil2.1, whole genome shotgun sequence genome carries:
- the LOC114480444 gene encoding interleukin-13 receptor subunit alpha-2-like isoform X2; this translates as MVLKSPLTVFVLLFLPCHCQTAQILPPRNLSAVWKSDFDPGLSWLPPHHSTTNCSYKVISTSPREHLIIDKSPCYIENKVMEGGSIQWSISTVCQQNRSVAVVLNVSYPEIVKHLKCYLYAPNQSRCEWLPNFSPPDLKFFYISAEAFSSKNSLVSLVECSSYIYNESMKTGCEIQATENHIIYILFNGTLNNKPVRNTFLRKPKDDVRLPPLKLTATKNGNEINMNWNKPNILPKDWIFKINYTECDVLKSISVKGETAYVLESVSHCQYNISIRAQSKSGKAPWSDWKYFDAEHDSNMHSYAYATILILFGVLGRGDHSFIKCQNPRIFSQTSRTTSLTPLMGIFWRKKKKTV
- the LOC114480444 gene encoding uncharacterized protein LOC114480444 isoform X1; translated protein: MVLKSPLTVFVLLFLPCHCQTAQILPPRNLSAVWKSDFDPGLSWLPPHHSTTNCSYKVISTSPREHLIIDKSPCYIENKVMEGGSIQWSISTVCQQNRSVAVVLNVSYPEIVKHLKCYLYAPNQSRCEWLPNFSPPDLKFFYISAEAFSSKNSLVSLVECSSYIYNESMKTGCEIQATENHIIYILFNGTLNNKPVRNTFLRKPKDDVRLPPLKLTATKNGNEINMNWNKPNILPKDWIFKINYTECDVLKSISVKGETAYVLESVSHCQYNISIRAQSKSGKAPWSDWKYFDAEHDSNMHSYAYATILILFGVLGAFTCVCCHKKRRSLFHKVPKPTDFFTDITDNKFDASNGNILAKEEEDCIITLVMDPPKLEAEC